A region from the Sulfitobacter sp. D7 genome encodes:
- a CDS encoding lysozyme translates to MNRYLIENRRAALRSYSFVSMVLGLAALLAPNALYGLLKIEADPYLIGTAALVFFALGIAGRFIRQVPETRMGRRLIFWTAFLFGGLMLAKSIGGALVENAVLPESEERASLEVQIIPAMASKPRPPSVPAPRAAEDPFDEIAFELIAKWEGKRNEAYRDIVGVWTICYGHTRTAAPGQYKTDAECKALLVEEIAEYRDNWMGYVNEKAQTYWLPPTRKAAYTSLAYNVGWHGAGTSTATRRLNAGDIEGGCEAISWWNKAGGKVVRGLVRRRTEEVTLCLV, encoded by the coding sequence ATGAACCGCTACCTTATTGAAAACCGGCGGGCGGCCCTGCGCTCGTATTCCTTTGTCAGCATGGTGCTTGGGTTGGCCGCATTGCTCGCGCCGAATGCGCTCTATGGCTTGCTCAAGATCGAGGCCGACCCATACCTGATTGGCACGGCGGCGCTGGTGTTTTTCGCTCTCGGCATCGCCGGCCGGTTCATCCGTCAGGTTCCTGAAACGCGGATGGGCCGTCGACTGATCTTCTGGACAGCTTTCCTATTTGGGGGGCTCATGCTGGCAAAGTCCATCGGCGGCGCGCTGGTTGAGAATGCGGTTCTGCCAGAGTCGGAAGAACGGGCGAGCCTCGAGGTGCAGATCATCCCGGCCATGGCGTCGAAACCGCGGCCCCCGTCGGTCCCGGCGCCACGGGCGGCCGAAGATCCATTCGATGAGATCGCCTTCGAGCTCATCGCCAAATGGGAGGGCAAGAGAAACGAGGCCTATCGCGACATCGTCGGTGTCTGGACGATCTGCTACGGCCATACCCGTACGGCCGCGCCCGGGCAGTACAAAACCGATGCCGAGTGCAAAGCGCTGCTGGTCGAGGAGATCGCAGAGTATCGCGACAATTGGATGGGCTATGTCAATGAGAAGGCTCAGACCTACTGGCTGCCACCCACTCGAAAGGCCGCCTACACCAGCCTCGCATACAATGTCGGCTGGCATGGCGCAGGCACCAGCACAGCAACCCGCCGGCTTAACGCCGGCGACATCGAGGGCGGCTGCGAAGCCATCAGCTGGTGGAACAAGGCGGGTGGTAAAGTCGTGCGGGGCTTGGTCCGCCGCCGGACCGAGGAGGTCACGCTATGTTTGGTATAG